From one Halosimplex rubrum genomic stretch:
- a CDS encoding STAS/SEC14 domain-containing protein — translation MAAKTIDDGENYTIEWDDEIGAVVFTWDTYVSGAAFREGCEALLDAIERRDAAKVLTDTRGVSAHDAEDQQWMQTDWMPRAHETGLEYSATVHSDSVISEMDVENMLDGMEGGTAEPFLTSDMAEAREWLAAR, via the coding sequence ATGGCCGCTAAAACGATCGATGACGGCGAAAACTACACTATCGAATGGGACGACGAGATCGGCGCAGTTGTTTTCACGTGGGATACTTACGTCTCGGGGGCGGCGTTCAGGGAGGGCTGTGAGGCGCTGCTGGACGCGATCGAGCGGCGGGACGCCGCGAAGGTCCTGACCGACACGCGCGGGGTCAGCGCTCACGACGCGGAGGACCAGCAGTGGATGCAGACCGACTGGATGCCGCGAGCCCACGAGACGGGGCTGGAGTACTCGGCGACGGTCCACTCCGACAGCGTCATCTCCGAGATGGACGTGGAGAACATGCTGGACGGCATGGAGGGCGGCACCGCAGAACCGTTCCTGACGTCGGATATGGCCGAAGCGCGCGAGTGGCTCGCCGCCAGGTGA
- the mch gene encoding methenyltetrahydromethanopterin cyclohydrolase, with amino-acid sequence MESLNRTATDLVDEALDFADELNVAAHQLDSEALVVDFGVDVPGGVEAGMMLAEIQTAGLATVQSTLEEVAGAPLTHVELSTDHPAMALLCSQKAGWELSVDGFEGLGSGPARALVAEEDEFQRVGYRDDFEFAVLAIETETVPEEAVIEHVAERAGVAESGVFVQAFSTASLTGSVAMAARAAELAAFRLSELGYDPLDILSVTGSAPVAPVADDEETAIARTNDALAYGGQAHLVVDEPFDRFDEVPSSATDEYDTPFAEIFADADWDFVEVPESVFAPAQVTIDVVGGDTHVLGDVNDERLAESFGL; translated from the coding sequence ATGGAGAGTCTCAACCGGACCGCGACGGACCTGGTCGACGAAGCGTTGGACTTCGCCGACGAGCTGAACGTCGCGGCCCACCAGCTGGACAGCGAGGCCTTGGTCGTCGACTTCGGGGTCGACGTGCCGGGGGGCGTCGAGGCCGGGATGATGCTCGCGGAGATCCAGACCGCGGGGCTGGCGACCGTCCAGAGCACCCTGGAGGAGGTCGCGGGCGCGCCGCTGACTCACGTCGAACTGTCGACCGACCACCCGGCGATGGCGTTGCTCTGCTCGCAGAAGGCGGGCTGGGAGCTCAGCGTCGACGGCTTCGAGGGGCTGGGCAGCGGCCCCGCCCGTGCGCTCGTCGCCGAGGAGGACGAGTTCCAGCGCGTCGGCTACCGCGACGACTTCGAGTTCGCCGTCCTCGCGATCGAGACGGAGACGGTTCCCGAGGAGGCCGTGATCGAGCACGTCGCCGAACGGGCGGGCGTCGCCGAGAGCGGCGTGTTCGTCCAGGCGTTCTCGACGGCCAGCCTCACCGGCAGCGTCGCGATGGCCGCCCGCGCGGCGGAGCTGGCCGCCTTCCGGCTCTCGGAGCTGGGGTACGACCCCCTCGACATCCTCTCGGTGACGGGGTCGGCGCCCGTGGCACCGGTCGCCGACGACGAGGAGACGGCCATCGCGCGGACGAACGACGCGCTGGCCTACGGCGGCCAGGCGCATCTCGTCGTCGACGAGCCGTTCGACCGCTTCGACGAGGTGCCCTCGTCCGCGACCGACGAGTACGACACGCCGTTCGCCGAGATCTTCGCCGACGCCGACTGGGACTTCGTCGAGGTGCCCGAGTCCGTCTTCGCGCCCGCGCAGGTGACGATCGACGTGGTCGGCGGCGACACGCACGTCCTCGGCGACGTGAACGACGAGCGCCTCGCGGAGAGCTTCGGCCTCTAG
- a CDS encoding MTH1187 family thiamine-binding protein — protein sequence MTVIGFLSVAPVVEGSMSEEVAKAVAALEEFDVGYETTPMGTVVEADDSAELFAAAGAAHEAVDADRVSTFLKVDDKRTVDQAASEKVDAVEAHLGREARRERSD from the coding sequence ATGACAGTCATCGGCTTTCTGAGCGTCGCACCGGTCGTCGAGGGGAGCATGTCCGAGGAGGTCGCGAAGGCCGTCGCGGCCCTAGAGGAGTTCGACGTGGGCTACGAGACGACGCCGATGGGGACGGTCGTCGAGGCCGACGACTCGGCGGAGCTGTTCGCGGCGGCCGGAGCGGCCCACGAGGCGGTCGACGCCGACCGCGTGAGCACGTTCCTCAAAGTCGACGACAAGCGCACGGTCGACCAGGCCGCGAGCGAGAAGGTCGACGCCGTCGAGGCACACCTGGGGCGGGAGGCCAGGCGGGAGCGCTCGGACTGA